A region of Thermococcus piezophilus DNA encodes the following proteins:
- a CDS encoding alpha-amylase family glycosyl hydrolase, translating to MYYFYQYSNVTPLLSIPIRNDVVRTFAYGRSMKDLANELEDYYSLFVYPNKAVNFLDSHDLVRFLNENYHLDRYRMAFALTMTLPGIPVIYYGDESYLVSRDGKGTPTTGP from the coding sequence ATGTACTACTTTTACCAGTACTCCAACGTGACTCCGCTGCTCAGCATCCCGATAAGGAATGATGTCGTGAGAACCTTCGCCTACGGCAGGAGCATGAAGGACCTCGCTAATGAGCTGGAGGACTACTACTCCCTTTTCGTCTATCCGAACAAAGCTGTTAACTTCCTCGACAGCCATGACCTCGTGAGGTTCCTCAACGAGAACTATCATTTGGATCGCTACCGCATGGCCTTTGCACTGACGATGACCCTCCCCGGCATTCCGGTCATCTACTACGGTGACGAGAGCTATCTGGTGAGCAGGGACGGAAAGGGGACCCCTACAACAGGCCCATGA
- a CDS encoding AAA family ATPase codes for MMEIKDAFEISKEIIERIGSVYLGNEVVIRKTLAAALVNGNVLFEDYPGLGKTLLAKAFGKVLGLKYTRVQFTPDLLPADILGTKVWRQNKGTFELIKGPIFTHVLLADEINRAPPKTQSALLEAMEEKHITIEGETFPLELPFFVIATQNPIEFEGTYPLPEAQLDRFLLRLRVGYPKGLNDEIAILEARLSWAKDDPTVEMEPLIDRKTFLKMQEIVERDIFISMDLLKYIAQLVRNVRSDERVEAGPSPRGGIALMKVAKANALLNNRDYMLPDDIKVFAVDALAHRIMIKPEYAFEGATGEEIVKEALKKTPVPKESGRE; via the coding sequence ATGATGGAGATTAAAGATGCCTTTGAGATCTCAAAAGAAATTATCGAGAGAATAGGGAGCGTTTACCTCGGCAATGAGGTGGTCATTAGGAAGACCTTAGCCGCTGCGCTGGTGAACGGCAACGTGCTCTTTGAGGATTATCCGGGTCTCGGAAAGACACTCTTGGCCAAAGCCTTCGGGAAAGTTCTCGGCCTGAAGTACACGCGCGTTCAGTTCACTCCAGACCTTCTACCAGCCGATATTCTGGGAACAAAAGTCTGGCGTCAGAATAAGGGCACCTTCGAGCTCATAAAAGGCCCGATATTCACGCACGTTCTCCTCGCTGACGAGATCAATCGCGCACCACCGAAGACCCAGAGCGCTCTCCTCGAGGCAATGGAGGAAAAGCATATAACTATAGAAGGCGAGACCTTCCCGCTGGAGCTGCCCTTCTTCGTGATTGCCACCCAGAATCCAATAGAGTTCGAGGGAACCTATCCCCTGCCAGAGGCCCAGCTCGACAGGTTCCTTCTCAGACTTCGCGTGGGTTACCCGAAGGGCCTGAACGATGAGATCGCCATTCTGGAAGCGCGCCTGAGCTGGGCCAAAGACGACCCTACAGTGGAAATGGAGCCTTTGATCGACAGGAAAACCTTCCTCAAGATGCAGGAGATCGTAGAACGGGACATCTTCATTAGCATGGACCTGCTGAAGTACATAGCCCAGCTCGTGAGGAACGTCCGCTCCGACGAGCGCGTGGAGGCTGGACCGAGTCCAAGGGGTGGAATCGCACTCATGAAGGTTGCTAAGGCGAACGCACTCCTAAACAATAGGGACTACATGCTTCCAGATGACATCAAGGTCTTCGCGGTTGATGCCCTCGCACACAGGATTATGATCAAGCCTGAATACGCATTCGAGGGCGCTACTGGGGAAGAGATAGTCAAGGAAGCCCTCAAAAAGACGCCAGTGCCCAAAGAGAGCGGACGTGAGTGA
- a CDS encoding PH domain-containing protein, producing the protein MLMVRVMSEKRPKDLTEHLHPNEEVLYAVKKKLGIEKPKWLVVTTHRIIYFDEKILGRYEMKAIPYEKLEEVYVKIGKMYAEFVIKDESGDVIKLDKMDKEKSKKAVEAIRDALNAIAVEPVSIEKKKHLMGEELWIHKPKETVSRSLRIAAQGTAAKDDPLEKLKKLKELYDMGVITQEEYKEKRRKLLEQI; encoded by the coding sequence ATGCTAATGGTGAGAGTCATGAGTGAGAAGCGTCCCAAGGACTTAACAGAGCATCTGCATCCCAACGAGGAGGTTCTCTACGCAGTTAAAAAGAAGCTCGGCATCGAAAAGCCAAAGTGGCTCGTTGTGACGACCCACAGGATAATCTACTTCGACGAGAAGATACTCGGGAGGTACGAGATGAAAGCCATCCCCTACGAGAAGCTCGAGGAGGTCTACGTCAAGATAGGAAAGATGTATGCCGAGTTCGTCATAAAGGATGAGAGCGGTGACGTCATAAAACTTGACAAGATGGACAAAGAGAAGAGCAAGAAAGCAGTAGAGGCTATAAGGGACGCCCTCAATGCGATAGCCGTGGAGCCCGTCAGCATAGAGAAGAAGAAGCACCTGATGGGCGAGGAGTTATGGATACACAAACCAAAGGAGACCGTGAGCAGATCCCTCAGGATAGCCGCCCAGGGCACGGCAGCAAAAGATGATCCGCTGGAGAAGCTCAAGAAGTTAAAGGAGCTTTACGATATGGGCGTCATAACACAGGAGGAATACAAGGAGAAAAGGAGAAAGCTCCTGGAACAGATTTAG
- a CDS encoding IPT/TIG domain-containing protein produces MMVFNNTTEAARIIRTLAALRKTNDALAFGDFRTIYTDYNVWAFERAFGSHRLLVVLNNGPEKNLTLSLNWSDGTYRDALYGADMVVNRGKALVTLPRNSFYMFHIEDDQNEPLIGSVTPYIAQPGQKILIAGAGFGKSGTVFIGGEKARIISWNWSQILVEVPRLKTSDAWVPVYVEVDGKDSNRVKLRYYSENEIPALVVNGSNLTGGLRSMETFLSWRSRGISSNRARAITSPLSHFQTARSFQSSSTAVFHGANLSPLTLPSMEKLVLRSSSIRSHR; encoded by the coding sequence ATGATGGTCTTCAACAACACCACTGAGGCGGCCCGGATAATAAGAACCCTCGCCGCCCTTAGAAAGACCAACGACGCTTTAGCCTTCGGCGATTTTAGAACCATCTACACCGACTACAACGTCTGGGCCTTTGAGAGAGCCTTCGGCTCCCACAGGCTCCTCGTGGTCTTGAACAATGGGCCAGAGAAGAACCTTACGCTTTCCCTCAACTGGAGCGACGGGACCTATCGCGACGCACTCTACGGAGCCGATATGGTCGTGAATAGAGGAAAGGCCCTCGTAACTCTTCCGAGGAACTCCTTCTATATGTTCCACATTGAGGACGATCAGAACGAACCTCTCATCGGCTCGGTTACGCCCTACATAGCCCAGCCCGGCCAGAAGATTCTCATAGCTGGCGCCGGTTTTGGGAAGAGCGGAACCGTCTTTATTGGCGGCGAGAAGGCTAGGATAATCTCATGGAACTGGAGCCAGATACTTGTGGAAGTCCCGAGGCTGAAGACCAGCGATGCTTGGGTTCCTGTTTACGTTGAGGTGGACGGAAAGGATAGCAATAGGGTTAAGCTCCGCTATTACTCCGAAAACGAGATTCCTGCGCTGGTGGTGAACGGGAGCAACCTGACGGGCGGGCTCCGGTCGATGGAGACCTTCCTGAGTTGGCGGAGCCGAGGTATCTCATCAAATCGAGCACGGGCTATTACTTCACCGTTGTCCCACTTCCAAACGGCACGGTCTTTTCAGTCGAGCTCTACCGCGGTCTTCCATGGGGCGAACTTGAGCCCCTTAACGTTACCCTCTATGGAAAAGCTGGTTCTACGATCCTCCTCAATTCGGAGCCACCGGTGA
- a CDS encoding DUF58 domain-containing protein produces the protein MQKNLLGYLLWAILMGTLFLAPGMVSLAVIPLTVLAIAMLIDPPSGVSVRRRISKREVRTGEKVEISVEVMVERGVGIVVVRDPLPKNVALADGSNVGVFFKGLKPLKVSYSYRIKPILRGFYNLPKSEVTTRNPLGVRYLWGVYGEELRLRAVPKILGNVPILETRRNVKISVPETSFSIRGPISTDFKEIRKYQTGDPMKLINWKATARTSQVLVNEFEREGKKAILFIVDASDLMKVGTESESPYEHAMNLVASMAYRFLKKDYHVGLYLLGARKFLPPATGPKQLHKIVKTMMDFERVHTGDENFCDAVERLKRILLQYTPLVIHVSNILENNKAGVKKGAVMLRNLHRGRIRPVIIDVSVYPILDPQTGVLLEMEKRAIVRELESIGAYVVRWLPGEEDVSVILSKLLGEIR, from the coding sequence ATGCAGAAGAATCTGCTGGGCTACCTTCTCTGGGCGATCCTCATGGGAACCCTCTTCCTCGCCCCAGGAATGGTTAGCTTAGCTGTGATTCCGCTCACAGTTTTGGCCATTGCGATGCTCATCGACCCCCCGAGCGGTGTCTCGGTCAGGAGGAGAATCTCGAAGCGGGAGGTAAGAACTGGAGAAAAGGTTGAGATAAGCGTCGAGGTGATGGTCGAGAGAGGAGTGGGCATAGTAGTCGTTAGGGACCCGCTCCCCAAAAACGTCGCATTGGCCGATGGGAGCAACGTGGGAGTCTTCTTCAAGGGGCTCAAGCCGCTGAAGGTGAGCTACTCCTACAGGATAAAGCCCATACTGAGGGGCTTCTACAACCTCCCAAAGAGTGAGGTAACGACGAGGAACCCCCTCGGGGTGCGCTACCTATGGGGCGTTTACGGTGAGGAGCTTCGCCTTAGGGCCGTTCCAAAGATCCTCGGGAACGTGCCCATATTGGAAACAAGACGGAACGTCAAGATAAGCGTCCCGGAGACGAGCTTCTCCATCAGGGGGCCGATTTCAACGGACTTCAAGGAGATAAGAAAATACCAGACAGGAGATCCGATGAAGCTGATAAACTGGAAGGCCACCGCGAGGACTAGTCAGGTGCTGGTGAACGAGTTCGAAAGGGAGGGCAAGAAGGCGATACTCTTCATCGTGGACGCGAGTGACTTAATGAAGGTTGGCACGGAGAGCGAGAGCCCCTACGAGCACGCCATGAACCTCGTTGCGTCCATGGCGTACCGCTTCCTCAAGAAAGATTACCACGTCGGCCTCTACCTCCTGGGTGCGAGGAAGTTCCTACCGCCAGCAACGGGGCCGAAACAGCTTCACAAAATTGTGAAAACAATGATGGACTTCGAGAGGGTTCACACTGGGGATGAGAACTTCTGCGATGCCGTGGAGAGGCTCAAGAGGATACTCCTCCAGTACACACCGCTGGTGATCCACGTCTCCAACATCCTGGAGAACAACAAGGCCGGCGTTAAGAAGGGGGCTGTGATGCTGAGGAATCTCCACAGGGGCCGGATTCGACCTGTGATAATCGATGTCTCCGTCTACCCAATCCTTGACCCCCAGACGGGAGTTCTGCTCGAGATGGAGAAGAGGGCGATAGTAAGGGAGCTAGAGAGCATCGGAGCCTACGTGGTGAGGTGGCTGCCCGGCGAAGAGGACGTGAGCGTGATTCTAAGCAAACTGCTGGGTGAGATAAGATGA